From Drosophila yakuba strain Tai18E2 chromosome 2L, Prin_Dyak_Tai18E2_2.1, whole genome shotgun sequence, one genomic window encodes:
- the LOC6529053 gene encoding patched domain-containing protein 3 isoform X1 yields the protein MTCGISCVDKTLNKSFYHLGISIAKHPGYFIIIPVLLTLLCMTGYQQLKYQIDPEYLFSPIAGEGKTERAIVEQYFKVNYTHRFNVGRITRPGRFGRVIVITKDGDKNMIRREVFQELRQLDNIIQNATTTYDGDTYTYKDNCARWENECFENDILNLDALMDDIEAGQLNLTFPFMFNPVTWDAHLFPVFFGGTKLTEDNYVISVPAIQLVYFVTADTKRQDAKGAEWEETFLRVVGNAENSGQFKHISVSYFASRTLDHELEKNTKTVVPYFSSTFLMMGLFSIITCMMGDAVRSKPFLGLMGNVSAIMATLAAFGLAMYCGIEFIGINLAAPFLMIGIGIDDTFVMLAGWRRTKSKMPVAERMGLMMSEAAVSITITSVTDFISFLIGIISPFRSVRIFCTYSVFAVCFTFLWHITFFAACMAISGYREQKNLHSIFGCRVLPMSIAIKENRNFLYKAVMAGGIDTNDPDNPIDNKDHMLMAFFKDKMAAVINNKWCKAIIILAFASYLVGACYGITQIKEGLERRKLSREDSYSVEFFDREDDYYREFPYRMQVIIAGPLNYSDPLVQEQVENLTSTLEHTSYVTSRRYTESWLRSFLSFLDRNNELLNVTIDDEQTFIDAVKEHWLFPGNPFSLDVRFNKDETQIIASRFLIQAVNITDTNHEKEMVRDLRQICKDSPLNASIFHPYFVFFDQFELVRPVSLQAMVIGAIIMMIISFVFIPNILCSLWVAFSVISIELGVAGYMALWDVNLDSISMINLIMCIGFSVDFTAHICYTYMSSKKRSPKARVREALHSLGLPIIQGSSSTILGIVALLLAQSYIFLVFFKMVFLVIFFGAMHGLFLLPVLLSLFGPGSCLTWTGKDDGSDAEVDDGTKDRQLEKPFSQSYYMQYPTIGINGPYGSKGFLGAPYKAYGVDEKDLGLGTSGEDSSESSSSRSQHRQQVAATEEEVVVRESAPRRYDDGWRRSSYQNIYGQGATQFQAQPDLYGKQVSATEWRQRLDTHEQQQRQRQRRSPYENYHQDVAIDMQRARRNSHGDVIDLHGTPNSSVEERFRRRGEAFSAASGDDSSYRHQQVMAMPNAGSPPSAKRYHRRRSSEDSTSRHQRWPANIEERRARRAYSPAHNRPETFSTSYAYRSSSHHNLYQPNGKSSKYPPTYQYGDYYH from the exons ATGACGTGTGGAATTTCGTGTGTCGATAAGACACTGAACAAATCATTTTACCATCTGGGAATAAGCATAGCCAAACATCCTGgatattttattatcattCCAGTACTACTGACGCTGCTCTGCATGACTGG TTACCAGCAGCTGAAGTATCAAATTGATCCCGAGTATTTATTCTCGCCAATTGCGGGGGAGGGAAAGACTGAGCGTGCCATCGTTGAGCAATACTTCAAAGTGAATTACACGCACCGCTTTAACGTCGGACGCATTACGAGGCCCG GTCGCTTCGGGCGAGTTATTGTGATAACGAAGGATGGCGACAAAAATATGATACGCCGCGAGGTGTTCCAGGAGCTGCGCCAGCTGGACAACATTATCCAAAATGCCACAACCACTTATGATGGTGATACCTATACGTACAAGGACAACTGTGCTCGCTGGGAGAACGAGTGCTTTGAGAACGATATTCTTAATTTGGATGCACTGATGGATGAT ATCGAAGCGGGTCAGCTGAATTTGACATTTCCTTTCATGTTTAATCCAGTCACGTGGGACGCCCACTTGTTTCCTGTCTTTTTTGGCGGCACCAAGCTGACTGAGGACAATTATGTGATTAGTGTTCCGGCCATTCAATTGGTGTATTTCGTGACCGCAGACACCAAAAGGCAGGATGCCAA GGGTGCCGAGTGGGAGGAGACTTTCCTCCGGGTGGTTGGCAACGCAGAGAATTCGGGGCAGTTCAAGCACATTTCGGTCTCATATTTCGCTTCTCGTACGCTGGACCACGAACTCGAGAAGAACACGAAGACTGTGGTGCCTTATTTTAGCTCAACCTTTCTGATGATGGGTCTGTTTAG CATTATCACCTGCATGATGGGTGATGCAGTTCGCTCGAAACCCTTCCTGGGGCTCATGGGCAACGTCTCGGCCATTATGGCCACCCTGGCcgcttttggcctggccatgTACTGCGGCATTGAGTTCATTGGCATCAATCTCGCTGCTCCCTTCCTGATGATCG GCATTGGCATTGACGACACTTTCGTAATGCTGGCCGGTTGGCGGCGCACCAAGTCCAAAATGCCTGTCGCGGAACGAATGGGTCTTATGATGTCGGAGGCGGCAGTGTCGATTACCATCACCTCAGTCACTGACTTCATTTCGTTCCTGATCGGAATTATCAGCCCTTTCCGATCAGTCAGGATTTTCTGCACGTACTCCGTGTTCGCCGTTTGCTTTACATTCCTGTGGCACATCACCTTCTTTGCAGCCTGTATGGCCATTTCGGGCTACAGAGAGCAAAAGAATTTGCATTCCATTTTTGGCTGCCGTGTCCTGCCGATGTCTATTGCAATCAAAG AGAATCGCAACTTCCTTTACAAGGCGGTCATGGCTGGTGGCATAGACACTAACGATCCTGACAATCCCATCGACAACAAGGATCACATGTTGATGGCGTTCTTCAAGGATAAGATGGCTGCAGTAATCAACAACAAGTGGTGTAAGGCTATAATCATCCTGGCCTTTGCAAGCTATTTGGTTGGCGCCTGCTACGGAATCACCCAAATAAAGGAGGGCCTCGAACGACGAAAGCTCTCCCGGGAAGACTCCTACTCGGTGGAGTTTTTTGATCGCGAGGACGACTACTACCGCGAGTTTCCATACAGGATGCAG GTAATTATTGCAGGCCCGTTAAACTACTCGGATCCTCTAGTACAGGAGCAAGTGGAGAACCTGACCAGCACCCTGGAGCATACCTCATACGTAACTTCCAGGCGCTATACAGAGTCCTGGCTACGCTCGTTCCTTTCATTCTTAGACCGGAACAATGAGCTCCTTAATGTTACCATAGACGACGAGCAGACATTCATTGATGCCGTAAAGGAGCACTGGTTGTTCCCTGGTAACCCCTTCTCCCTCGATGTACGCTTCAACAAGGACGAAACCCAAATTATTGCCTCGCGCTTTCTCATTCAAGCGGTTAACATCACAGATACCAATCACGAAAAAGAGATGGTTCGGGATCTGCGACAGATCTGCAAAGACTCTCCACTGAATGCCTCAATTTTCCATCCATATTTCGTGTTCTTTGATCAGTTCGAACTGGTGAGACCGGTTTCACTTCAGGCAATGGTGATCGGGGCCATTATCATGATGATAATCTCCTTTGTTTTTATCCCTAATATACTTTGTTCCTTGTGGGTGGCCTTCTCGGTCATCTCGATAGAGCTAGGCGTTGCTGGATATATGGCCTTGTGGGACGTTAATCTGGACTCCATTTCGATGATTAATTTGATCATGTGTATTGGCTTCTCAGTGGACTTCACCGCTCACATCTGCTACACATACATGTCCTCGAAAAAACGCAGTCCCAAGGCACGAGTCCGAGAAGCTCTTCACTCCCTTGGTCTGCCAATTATTCAGGGCTCCAGTTCAACCATTCTGGGTATTGTAGCCCTTCTGCTGGCCCAGAGCTACATATTTCTGGTCTTCTTCAAGATGGTGTTTTTGGTGATTTTTTTCGGCGCAATGCACGGCCTTTTTCTGCTGCCTGTGTTACTATCACTCTTCGGACCCGGATCTTGTCTTACCTGGACGGGAAAGGACGATGGTAGCGACGCAGAAGTAGACGACGGCACGAAAGACCGTCAACTAGAAAAGCCTTTCTCACAGTCATATTACATGCAATACCCTACCATTGGAATCAACGGCCCATATGGCTCGAAAGGCTTTCTGGGAGCCCCGTACAAGGCCTACGGTGTGGACGAGAAGGATCTAGGACTGGGCACCTCTGGTGAGGACTCCTCAGAGAGCAGCTCGAGTCGATCGCAGCACCGTCAACAAGTTGCTGCTACAGAGGAGGAGGTTGTGGTACGTGAGTCTGCGCCGCGGAGGTACGACGACGGCTGGCGTCGCTCCTCCTACCAGAACATTTATGGACAGGGTGCAACACAGTTTCAGGCTCAACCCGATCTGTATGGCAAGCAGGTTTCGGCGACCGAGTGGCGACAGCGTTTGGATACtcacgagcagcagcagcgtcaGCGGCAGCGGCGAAGTCCCTATGAGAACTACCACCAGGACGTAGCGATTGACATGCAGAGGGCGCGACGTAACTCTCACGGCGACGTTATCGATCTGCATGGAACACCCAACTCCTCCGTTGAGGAGCGATTCCGACGACGGGGTGAAGCGTTCAGTGCAGCAAGTGGGGACGACAGCAGCTACCGTCATCAACAGGTAATGGCTATGCCAAACGCTGGATCGCCTCCTTCAGCTAAGCGGTATCACCGACGACGATCCTCGGAGGATTCGACCAGTCGACACCAGCGATGGCCTGCAAACATCGAGGAGCGGAGGGCACGACGCGCTTACTCGCCTGCCCACAACCGCCCAGAGACTTTCTCGACCAGCTACGCCTACCGCTCCTCCTCGCACCATAACCTTTACCAGCCGAACGGGAAGTCTTCAAAGTATCCGCCCACTTACCAGTACGGCGACTACTACCATTGA
- the LOC6529053 gene encoding patched domain-containing protein 3 isoform X2 — MTCGISCVDKTLNKSFYHLGISIAKHPGYFIIIPVLLTLLCMTGYQQLKYQIDPEYLFSPIAGEGKTERAIVEQYFKVNYTHRFNVGRITRPGRFGRVIVITKDGDKNMIRREVFQELRQLDNIIQNATTTYDGDTYTYKDNCARWENECFENDILNLDALMDDIEAGQLNLTFPFMFNPVTWDAHLFPVFFGGTKLTEDNYVISVPAIQLVYFVTADTKRQDAKGAEWEETFLRVVGNAENSGQFKHISVSYFASRTLDHELEKNTKTVVPYFSSTFLMMGLFSIITCMMGDAVRSKPFLGLMGNVSAIMATLAAFGLAMYCGIEFIGINLAAPFLMIGIGIDDTFVMLAGWRRTKSKMPVAERMGLMMSEAAVSITITSVTDFISFLIGIISPFRSVRIFCTYSVFAVCFTFLWHITFFAACMAISGYREQKNLHSIFGCRVLPMSIAIKENRNFLYKAVMAGGIDTNDPDNPIDNKDHMLMAFFKDKMAAVINNKWCKAIIILAFASYLVGACYGITQIKEGLERRKLSREDSYSVEFFDREDDYYREFPYRMQVIIAGPLNYSDPLVQEQVENLTSTLEHTSYVTSRRYTESWLRSFLSFLDRNNELLNVTIDDEQTFIDAVKEHWLFPGNPFSLDVRFNKDETQIIASRFLIQAVNITDTNHEKEMVRDLRQICKDSPLNASIFHPYFVFFDQFELVRPVSLQAMVIGAIIMMIISFVFIPNILCSLWVAFSVISIELGVAGYMALWDVNLDSISMINLIMCIGFSVDFTAHICYTYMSSKKRSPKARVREALHSLGLPIIQGSSSTILGIVALLLAQSYIFLVFFKMVFLVIFFGAMHGLFLLPVLLSLFGPGSCLTWTGKDDGSDAEVDDGTKDRQLEKPFSQSYYMQYPTIGINGPYGSKGFLGAPYKAYGVDEKDLGLGTSGEDSSESSSSRSQHRQQVAATEEEVVFQAQPDLYGKQVSATEWRQRLDTHEQQQRQRQRRSPYENYHQDVAIDMQRARRNSHGDVIDLHGTPNSSVEERFRRRGEAFSAASGDDSSYRHQQVMAMPNAGSPPSAKRYHRRRSSEDSTSRHQRWPANIEERRARRAYSPAHNRPETFSTSYAYRSSSHHNLYQPNGKSSKYPPTYQYGDYYH; from the exons ATGACGTGTGGAATTTCGTGTGTCGATAAGACACTGAACAAATCATTTTACCATCTGGGAATAAGCATAGCCAAACATCCTGgatattttattatcattCCAGTACTACTGACGCTGCTCTGCATGACTGG TTACCAGCAGCTGAAGTATCAAATTGATCCCGAGTATTTATTCTCGCCAATTGCGGGGGAGGGAAAGACTGAGCGTGCCATCGTTGAGCAATACTTCAAAGTGAATTACACGCACCGCTTTAACGTCGGACGCATTACGAGGCCCG GTCGCTTCGGGCGAGTTATTGTGATAACGAAGGATGGCGACAAAAATATGATACGCCGCGAGGTGTTCCAGGAGCTGCGCCAGCTGGACAACATTATCCAAAATGCCACAACCACTTATGATGGTGATACCTATACGTACAAGGACAACTGTGCTCGCTGGGAGAACGAGTGCTTTGAGAACGATATTCTTAATTTGGATGCACTGATGGATGAT ATCGAAGCGGGTCAGCTGAATTTGACATTTCCTTTCATGTTTAATCCAGTCACGTGGGACGCCCACTTGTTTCCTGTCTTTTTTGGCGGCACCAAGCTGACTGAGGACAATTATGTGATTAGTGTTCCGGCCATTCAATTGGTGTATTTCGTGACCGCAGACACCAAAAGGCAGGATGCCAA GGGTGCCGAGTGGGAGGAGACTTTCCTCCGGGTGGTTGGCAACGCAGAGAATTCGGGGCAGTTCAAGCACATTTCGGTCTCATATTTCGCTTCTCGTACGCTGGACCACGAACTCGAGAAGAACACGAAGACTGTGGTGCCTTATTTTAGCTCAACCTTTCTGATGATGGGTCTGTTTAG CATTATCACCTGCATGATGGGTGATGCAGTTCGCTCGAAACCCTTCCTGGGGCTCATGGGCAACGTCTCGGCCATTATGGCCACCCTGGCcgcttttggcctggccatgTACTGCGGCATTGAGTTCATTGGCATCAATCTCGCTGCTCCCTTCCTGATGATCG GCATTGGCATTGACGACACTTTCGTAATGCTGGCCGGTTGGCGGCGCACCAAGTCCAAAATGCCTGTCGCGGAACGAATGGGTCTTATGATGTCGGAGGCGGCAGTGTCGATTACCATCACCTCAGTCACTGACTTCATTTCGTTCCTGATCGGAATTATCAGCCCTTTCCGATCAGTCAGGATTTTCTGCACGTACTCCGTGTTCGCCGTTTGCTTTACATTCCTGTGGCACATCACCTTCTTTGCAGCCTGTATGGCCATTTCGGGCTACAGAGAGCAAAAGAATTTGCATTCCATTTTTGGCTGCCGTGTCCTGCCGATGTCTATTGCAATCAAAG AGAATCGCAACTTCCTTTACAAGGCGGTCATGGCTGGTGGCATAGACACTAACGATCCTGACAATCCCATCGACAACAAGGATCACATGTTGATGGCGTTCTTCAAGGATAAGATGGCTGCAGTAATCAACAACAAGTGGTGTAAGGCTATAATCATCCTGGCCTTTGCAAGCTATTTGGTTGGCGCCTGCTACGGAATCACCCAAATAAAGGAGGGCCTCGAACGACGAAAGCTCTCCCGGGAAGACTCCTACTCGGTGGAGTTTTTTGATCGCGAGGACGACTACTACCGCGAGTTTCCATACAGGATGCAG GTAATTATTGCAGGCCCGTTAAACTACTCGGATCCTCTAGTACAGGAGCAAGTGGAGAACCTGACCAGCACCCTGGAGCATACCTCATACGTAACTTCCAGGCGCTATACAGAGTCCTGGCTACGCTCGTTCCTTTCATTCTTAGACCGGAACAATGAGCTCCTTAATGTTACCATAGACGACGAGCAGACATTCATTGATGCCGTAAAGGAGCACTGGTTGTTCCCTGGTAACCCCTTCTCCCTCGATGTACGCTTCAACAAGGACGAAACCCAAATTATTGCCTCGCGCTTTCTCATTCAAGCGGTTAACATCACAGATACCAATCACGAAAAAGAGATGGTTCGGGATCTGCGACAGATCTGCAAAGACTCTCCACTGAATGCCTCAATTTTCCATCCATATTTCGTGTTCTTTGATCAGTTCGAACTGGTGAGACCGGTTTCACTTCAGGCAATGGTGATCGGGGCCATTATCATGATGATAATCTCCTTTGTTTTTATCCCTAATATACTTTGTTCCTTGTGGGTGGCCTTCTCGGTCATCTCGATAGAGCTAGGCGTTGCTGGATATATGGCCTTGTGGGACGTTAATCTGGACTCCATTTCGATGATTAATTTGATCATGTGTATTGGCTTCTCAGTGGACTTCACCGCTCACATCTGCTACACATACATGTCCTCGAAAAAACGCAGTCCCAAGGCACGAGTCCGAGAAGCTCTTCACTCCCTTGGTCTGCCAATTATTCAGGGCTCCAGTTCAACCATTCTGGGTATTGTAGCCCTTCTGCTGGCCCAGAGCTACATATTTCTGGTCTTCTTCAAGATGGTGTTTTTGGTGATTTTTTTCGGCGCAATGCACGGCCTTTTTCTGCTGCCTGTGTTACTATCACTCTTCGGACCCGGATCTTGTCTTACCTGGACGGGAAAGGACGATGGTAGCGACGCAGAAGTAGACGACGGCACGAAAGACCGTCAACTAGAAAAGCCTTTCTCACAGTCATATTACATGCAATACCCTACCATTGGAATCAACGGCCCATATGGCTCGAAAGGCTTTCTGGGAGCCCCGTACAAGGCCTACGGTGTGGACGAGAAGGATCTAGGACTGGGCACCTCTGGTGAGGACTCCTCAGAGAGCAGCTCGAGTCGATCGCAGCACCGTCAACAAGTTGCTGCTACAGAGGAGGAGGTTGTG TTTCAGGCTCAACCCGATCTGTATGGCAAGCAGGTTTCGGCGACCGAGTGGCGACAGCGTTTGGATACtcacgagcagcagcagcgtcaGCGGCAGCGGCGAAGTCCCTATGAGAACTACCACCAGGACGTAGCGATTGACATGCAGAGGGCGCGACGTAACTCTCACGGCGACGTTATCGATCTGCATGGAACACCCAACTCCTCCGTTGAGGAGCGATTCCGACGACGGGGTGAAGCGTTCAGTGCAGCAAGTGGGGACGACAGCAGCTACCGTCATCAACAGGTAATGGCTATGCCAAACGCTGGATCGCCTCCTTCAGCTAAGCGGTATCACCGACGACGATCCTCGGAGGATTCGACCAGTCGACACCAGCGATGGCCTGCAAACATCGAGGAGCGGAGGGCACGACGCGCTTACTCGCCTGCCCACAACCGCCCAGAGACTTTCTCGACCAGCTACGCCTACCGCTCCTCCTCGCACCATAACCTTTACCAGCCGAACGGGAAGTCTTCAAAGTATCCGCCCACTTACCAGTACGGCGACTACTACCATTGA
- the LOC120320436 gene encoding galactose-specific lectin nattectin, producing the protein MVTILFIFCSLPFLVLASSNSNNTDLALHPKCSPLLQCDAYFSVAGFAEVNWLEANYICNRVGAVLATVRNNEQHQLMLYYVNKKERLFGNRTFWLGATNLVDRSYFWTWMSTGVPVTYAQWSKREPKSDRTGEDACLVLGTDNFWHSEPCQRKHNFICENVCQLNYTSLDKRVYI; encoded by the exons ATGGTTACCATATTGTTCATTTTCTGTAGCTTACCTTTTTTGGTATTAGCATCCAGTAACTCCAACAATACGGATCTAGCTTTACATCCAAAGTGTAGTCCGCTTCTTCAGTGCGATGCGTATTTTTCAGTGGCAGGTTTTGCTGAA gtaaACTGGCTGGAAGCaaactatatatgtaataGAGTTGGAGCAGTCCTAGCTACTGTTAGGAATAACGAGCAGCATCAGCTAATGCTTTACTACGTCAACAAGAAAG AACGGTTATTTGGAAACAGAACCTTTTGGTTGGGCGCCACAAATCTAGTAGATCGGAGCTATTTCTGGACGTGGATGAGCACTGGCGTTCCCGTGACTTATGCACAATGGAGTAAAAGAGAACCCAAGTCTGATCGAACAGGTGAAGATGCCTGTCTTGTCTTGGGAACTGACAATTTCTGGCATAGTGAACCCTGCCAACGGAAGCACAATTTCATTTGCGAAAATGTTTGTCAGCTAAATTATACATCGCTAGACAAAAGAGTATATATCTAA
- the LOC6529055 gene encoding macrophage mannose receptor 1 yields MRSLFLVCLLFGSAWSLPESDLSPTSPAPGNDTSEEPQLPAFSPFSLRDGRFAIGTFAKVNWFQAQATCAAYGYTLVSISSEQDQRSLRNFLFIYARNQQDLMTDPLWTSGTDLASDNNWVWFSKGRALNYRNFQNGLPGYSSDNRHCLGINGINGLWVNEECSQQRYFVCEKRCQFDDDVN; encoded by the coding sequence ATGCGTTCCCTATTCTTGGTTTGTTTGCTCTTCGGCTCGGCTTGGTCTCTGCCCGAATCGGACCTATCACCCACATCCCCTGCTCCCGGGAACGACACCTCCGAGGAGCCCCAGTTGCCCGCATTCTCGCCATTTAGTCTGCGGGATGGCAGGTTCGCCATAGGCACTTTCGCCAAAGTGAACTGGTTCCAGGCCCAGGCTACCTGTGCCGCCTATGGGTACACTCTCGTAAGCATCTCATCCGAGCAGGATCAGCGCAGTCTGCGCAATTTCCTCTTCATCTACGCCCGGAACCAGCAGGATCTGATGACCGATCCGCTCTGGACCTCGGGCACCGACCTGGCCAGTGACAACAACTGGGTGTGGTTCAGTAAGGGACGCGCTCTCAACTACCGCAACTTTCAAAATGGACTACCGGGCTACTCCAGCGACAATCGCCACTGCCTTGGCATCAACGGAATTAACGGACTCTGGGTGAACGAGGAGTGCTCACAGCAGCGCTACTTCGTATGCGAGAAGCGTTGCCAGTTTGATGACGATGTAAACTAA
- the LOC6529057 gene encoding probable cytochrome P450 6w1: MLYELVLLLGTLTLVFYIWQRSTLSFWKRHGVKYISPLPIVGCTRDFLTARVPFFEQIQKFHEAPGFENEPFVGVYMTHRPALVIRDLELIKTVMIKKFQYFNNRALQTDPHNDALGYNNLFFARSPEWRQLRTKISPVFTTGKIKQMYPLMVKIGKHLEDSVERLGSGTKVQVKDLCARFTTDLIATIAFGVEANALQDTKSEFFYHNKAIFSMTLSRAIDFAIIFMLPSLASLARVKLFSKETTKFIRSSINFVLTERERTGEKRNDLVDILLAIKHEAAANPKKLSKEIDLDYLVAQAAIFQTAGFETSSSTMTLSLYELARNEALQERLREEIVDFFGDDDHISYERIQEMPYLSQVINETLRKYPIVGYIERECSQPAEGERFNLKPFHNMELPHGMSIYMSTLAIHRDPQYWPDPEKFDPERFSPGNRENLNMDAYMPFGVGPRNCIGLRLGLLQSKLGLVHLLRNHKFHACDQTVKKIEWAPVSPVIASKHDIVLRLEKVSRNYVFGERLPTK, encoded by the exons ATGTTGTACGAGCTAGTGCTTCTTCTCGGTACATTAACCTTAGTCTTCTATATCTGGCAAAGGAGTACCTTATCCTTTTGGAAGCGCCATGGAGTAAAATACATCAGTCCGCTGCCTATTGTCGGCTGCACCCGGGACTTTTTGACCGCAAGAGTGCCGTTTTTCGAGCAAATCCAAAAATTTCATGAAGCCCCTGGCTTCGAGAACGAGCCTTTCGTTGGAGTATACATGACTCATCGTCCGGCTCTTGTAATTCGCGATCTAGAACTTATTAAGACGGTGATGATCAAAAAGTTTCAATACTTCAACAACCGCGCACTGCAAACTGACCCACACAACGACGCCCTTGGATATAACAACCTCTTCTTTGCACGAAGCCCAGAATGGAGGCAGTTACGCACAAAAATCTCTCCAGTTTTTACGACTGGCAAGATCAAGCAAATGTACCCTCTAATGGTGAAG ATTGGAAAGCACCTAGAGGATAGCGTCGAACGCCTAGGCAGTGGTACTAAAGTCCAAGTCAAGGATCTTTGCGCCCGATTCACCACTGACCTAATAGCGACTATAGCTTTTGGCGTCGAGGCCAACGCTCTGCAGGACACCAAGAGCGAGTTCTTCTACCACAATAAGGCTATATTTTCGATGACTTTAAGTAGGGCCATTGACTTTgccattatttttatgcttcCTTCTCTGGCGTCACTGGCCCGTGTGAAACTCTTTTCTAAGGAAACCACCAAGTTCATTCGGTCCAGCATCAACTTTGTACTAACGGAGCGCGAACGGACAGGCGAAAAGCGAAACGACCTCGTCGACATTCTTCTTGCTATTAAGCACGAGGCTGCTGCCAACCCGAAAAAGTTGTCAAAGGAAATTGACTTGGACTACTTAGTTGCCCAGGCAGCTATATTTCAAACCGCCGGATTCGAAACTAGTTCGTCGACAATGACGCTGTCGCTTTATGAGCTGGCCAGGAACGAGGCTCTGCAGGAACGTCTGCGGGAAGAGATCGTTGACTTTTTCGGTGACGATGACCATATAAGCTATGAGCGTATTCAGGAGATGCCCTACCTATCTCAGGTTATCAACGAGACACTCCGCAAGTATCCTATCGTGGGCTATATAGAACGTGAGTGCTCTCAACCGGCGGAAGGTGAGCGATTCAACCTAAAACCATTTCACAACATGGAGCTGCCGCACGGGATGTCTATTTATATGTCCACTTTGGCCATTCATCGGGATCCCCAGTACTGGCCGGACCCAGAGAAGTTCGATCCGGAGCGCTTCAGTCCGGGCAACCGCGAAAATCTTAACATGGACGCATACATGCCTTTTGGTGTTGGACCGCGAAACTGCATTGGCTTGCGGTTGGGTCTGCTTCAGTCTAAGCTTGGACTTGTGCATCTTTTGCGCAACCACAAGTTCCACGCGTGTGATCAAACTGTTAAAAAGATCGAGTGGGCTCCAGTTAGCCCGGTTATTGCTTCTAAGCATGATATTGTCCTTCGATTGGAGAAGGTTTCCCGGAACTACGTTTTTGGAGAAAGATTACCTACGAAATAG